In one Deinococcus aestuarii genomic region, the following are encoded:
- a CDS encoding D-alanine--D-alanine ligase family protein — protein MKRRILLLAGGQSGEHEVSLMSARSVLAALPRDQFDVTPVVISPQGRWLPPTETARALETGRAQGGGDLVLHRAASAEGYDAVFPLLHGPMGEDGTIQGLLTLAGIPFVGSGVLGSAVSMDKVMTKQVLASAGIPQVAWRLAVRREWQERPGEVEARAHELGFPLFVKPANLGSSVGISKVSRPGELQGALDLAFSLDRRVILEAMTAHKPREVEVGILGNDAPLASPVGELRFSAEFYDYETKYTEGRATMHIPAPLPPEVAERVRSLALTAFRALDGAGLARVDFFYVEETGELFLNEVNTMPGFTTTSMYPKLFEAAGLTYSELVTRLVELALERR, from the coding sequence TCGCGGCGCTGCCCCGCGACCAGTTCGACGTGACCCCGGTGGTGATCAGCCCCCAGGGCCGCTGGCTGCCGCCCACCGAGACCGCGCGGGCGCTGGAGACGGGCCGCGCCCAGGGCGGCGGCGACCTCGTGCTGCACCGCGCCGCGAGCGCCGAGGGCTACGACGCCGTGTTTCCCCTCCTCCACGGCCCGATGGGCGAGGACGGCACCATCCAGGGGCTGCTGACGCTCGCCGGAATCCCCTTCGTGGGCTCGGGGGTGCTGGGCTCGGCGGTCAGCATGGACAAGGTGATGACCAAACAGGTCCTTGCCTCGGCGGGCATCCCGCAGGTCGCGTGGAGGCTCGCCGTGCGCCGCGAGTGGCAGGAACGCCCCGGTGAGGTGGAGGCCCGCGCCCACGAACTGGGCTTTCCCCTCTTCGTGAAGCCCGCCAACCTGGGGTCGAGCGTGGGCATCTCCAAGGTCTCCCGCCCCGGGGAGCTTCAGGGGGCGCTCGACCTCGCCTTCAGCCTCGACCGCCGGGTCATTCTGGAGGCGATGACCGCCCACAAGCCCCGCGAGGTGGAGGTCGGCATCCTCGGCAACGACGCGCCCCTCGCCAGCCCGGTGGGCGAGCTGCGCTTTAGCGCCGAGTTCTACGACTACGAGACGAAGTACACCGAGGGCCGCGCGACCATGCACATTCCCGCGCCCCTGCCGCCCGAGGTCGCCGAGCGGGTCCGCAGCCTCGCGCTGACCGCCTTCCGCGCCCTCGACGGTGCCGGGCTCGCGCGGGTGGACTTCTTCTACGTCGAGGAGACGGGCGAGCTGTTTCTCAACGAGGTCAACACCATGCCCGGCTTCACGACCACGAGCATGTATCCCAAACTCTTCGAGGCGGCGGGATTGACCTACAGCGAACTCGTGACCCGGCTGGTGGAACTGGCGCTCGAACGGCGGT